In Alkalispirochaeta americana, the sequence CCGGAAACGAGCCGAGGAGCGAATCCAGGAAGACGAGTACCGGCTACGATCGATCCTGGAAAACCTGCCGGGCTTTGTCTATCAGCTTCTGCGCAACCCCGACGGGTCCATTGAGTATCCCTTTGCCAGCGACGGACTGCGCTCCTTCGGGGTGACCCCCGAGGAGCTTCAGGCAGATCCCCAGGCGCTCCGGCGCATGATTCCCCGCGATGATTACCGGAAACTGCTTCGCGAGAGCGAACGGGCTGCCAGAACCATGGGGCAGTTCCAGTGCCAGTACCGTCTGATTCTGCCCGATGGAACGGTGCGGTGGGTTGAAGCCCAGGATTCCCCCCGGCAGATGGCCGATGGCAGAGTCCTCTGGACCGGTCTGGCCGTGGATATAACACGAAGGAAACGGCTGGAGCAGCTTCTTCAGGAGAGTGAGGAGAAGTTCCGCACCATCGTGGAGAACGCCAACGATATCATTTACAGCGTCACGGCCAAGGGAATTTTTACCTACGTATCACCCAACTGGGTAGAGCTTTTGGGGCACGATGCAGCCGACGTTCTGGGGAGGTCCCTGACGGATTTTGTTCATCCCCAGGATTTTGAGCGGTTCTGGGAGTTCCTGGATCGGGTTTTCCACACCCGACAAAAGCAGAGTGGCGTGGAGTACCGAATTCGTCACAGTGACGGCTCCTGGCGCTGGCATACTTCCAACGCCTCGCCCTATTTTGACGCAGCCGGGCGGGTTGCGGAGCTCCACGGAATTGCCCGGGATATCACCGAGGCAAAGGAAGCTCAAGAGGCTCGGGAGGAAGCGGTGGCGCTTCTCCACCGGGTATCGCAGAACGTGCCGGGTGTTATCTTCAAGCTCCGCCAGGAGCCGGACGGAAGGCGTTCTGCGCCCTACGTGAGCTGGCGCGTGAAGGATATTTTCGGGGCTGCTCCGGAAGACCTTCAGCAGGATGCAGGCAGATTTTTTGATGCTGTCCACCCCGAGGATCGTTCCCTGGTAGAGGAGGGGCTGCAGGCAGCTCTGGAACAGGGGGTCCCCTGGCTTCAGGAGTTCCGCATCAGGACCGCATCGGGGAGCTACCGCTGGCATCAGGGCCAGGCATCCTGCGAACGAAGCGCCGACGGCGGGGCAGGCTGGTACGGGTATATTGGCGACGTCCAGGAGCGCCGCGATGCCCAGGAACGGTTTTCTTATCTGGCTTTGCACGACGCGCTCACGGGTCTGGCAAACCGCATTCTCTTTTCCGACCGGGTAGAAACTGCCCTGGCTGCAGCACGGCGTGAGGGTGAGTCTCTGGCGTTGCTCTTTCTGGATATGGATTCCTTCAAGCCTGTGAACGATACCCTGGGGCATGCCGTGGGAGATGCGTTGCTTCAGGAGGTGGCCCGCCGGATAGAGAATACCCTGCGGGAATCGGACACGGCTGCCCGTATCGGGGGGGATGAGTTTCTTCTGCTTCTTCGGAGAGTTGACCGCCGGGGGGCGTTGCGGGTGGCCGAGAAGGTTCGTCAGGCCGTGCAGGAGCCCTGTACGATCGGTGACCATGTGGTGTCGGTAACGTCCAGTATCGGGATTGCTCTCTTTCCCGATCACGGCGAATCTCTGACAGAACTTTCGGCCAGCGCCGACAAGGCGATGTACCGTTCAAAAAGAGAGGGCCGGGATACAGCAGCGCTGTACGATCCTGCTCTGGATTCCTCCGAGGCGGGCTAGCGGTATTGTGTGCCGGGACGTCCAGGGCTATTCTTTAAAGAAAGGGGTATCCCGGGCATGACGATCCTTGTAGCGGGAGGGGCGGGGTTTATCGGCTCGCATCTCTGCGAGCGCCTTCTGGGGCTGGGTCACGACGTGGTTTGCGCAGACAACTTCTCCACCGGGTTCCGGCAGAATCTGGACCATCTCCGGGCGCAGTCAGCCTTCACCCTGGTGGAGCAGGACATGACAGACCCGGCGAGCTCGCTTCCCGCGAGTGATATGATCATGAACCTGGCCTGTCCCGCCTCGCCCCGACAGTACCAGCTGGACCCTCTGGGAACCCTTCGGGCCAATCTTCTGGGGACGATGAACCTTCTGGAGCTTGCAGGCCGCTGGCGCGCCCCCTTTTTTCAGGCCTCCACCAGCGAGGTCTATGGCGACCCCGGAGTTCATCCCCAGAGCGAGCTGTATTGGGGGAACGTGAACCCCCTGGGCAGCCGGGCCTGTTATAACGAGGGGAAGCGCTGCGCCGAGACTCTCTGTGTTAATTACCATCGCCATCGGGGCCAGCCTCTGGCGATTGCCCGGATCTTCAACACCTACGGGCCGCGCATGGATCCCGACGATGGCCGGGTTATCTCATCCTTTATCGTGCAGGCTCTGCGGAACGAGCCCATCGAGCTCTTTGGCGGTGGCCACCAGACCCGGTCCTTTTGCTACATCGATGATCTGCTGGAGGGGATTCTGGCCTGCGCCTTTTCGGTGGAGGCCTTCTCCGGTCCGGTGAACCTGGGAAACCCCCAGGAGACATCCATCCGGGCCGTGGCCGAAGAGATTATCGAACTCACCAACAGCCGGTCTCGCCTGATCATGCGACCCATGCCCGAAGACGATCCCCGCCGGCGCTGCCCCGATATCTCCCTGGCGCGGCACCTCTACCGGTGGGAACCCCGGACGGCCCTCACCGCAGGGCTTCTGAAGACGATCTCCTGGTTCGATGGGGTCCTCTCCCGGTAGGTGCCTGCCGGGGGGTCAGGGCAGGCCCGTTTGCCCGCCCTGACCCGGGGTTAGTCGCTGATCCACCAAGTATCAACAAAGTCACTGGTGTTGAGGATGAGGGGGGCTCCCTCGGAGAGCATGAAGGGGTCTGAAAGGGCGGCATCACCGTAACTCGTTGTCTCCTCCCGCTCGCTCCAGCTGGTCAGAAGTATTCGCCATTCCTTGCCGGGAGCAAGGCCCGTCAGGGCTCCAGGCTCAAACTGGGGGCGATCTCCTTCTTTGGCTTGCAGGGTTTCGCCGTCTTTCTGGAGGAGCTGGACGTTCCCATCTCCGTACCAGCCATCGAAATCCTCGGATGTTTGTCCTGAGCCCCACCCAGACCCCTGATGCGCATAGCCATCGGCATCAATGAGATCGTAGTAAACGATGGTGCCTGTGCCGAAGATTGTATCCAGGGTCTCGGAGGATATCACCAGATTGGCGACCCACTGGCCCTGCAGGAAGACATCCCTGCCGGGCATGGTGAAGGTCGGGGGATCACCCTCGCCATCCCATTCAATGAGGGCCATGGGGCTGTCTGTTCCGACTTCCTGCCACCCCAGAAAGGAGCTTGAGTCCGGTAGCGGCACCACGTGAGGAATGGTCACGGGTTCTCCCTGGCTGTGGAACCGGGGAGGATGGTTTGTGCTCGTGTAGAGAGACATTCCCCAGTTCTCATCGGCAAGCCCGGGGTCGTAGAAGACGATATAGGTCTCTTCGGGCCCGGCAAAGCCCCGGATCACTCGGGAGGGAAGGAGATCAGTCAGGGGAGGATCTGTTATGAAGCCCGATCCAGTATAAAAATAACGTGCTGCGGCACCATCATGTCTAAGATTTGAGTGCCAAAACCAGCTGCTGTCCTGAATTCCCGCACGGTTGCGGAGATCCTCATTCTGAAAGATCTTTGCATCAAGAATAGCCAGCTCTTCTTCCGAAGGAAGGAACCAGTCGGAGAAACCTCCCCCCGCGTAGTTCCGGGCTTCCAGGGCCGCGTAATCTCCTGTACCTCCCTGGGCTGCGATGACCGCAGTGGTATTGTGCCGTCCCAGTCCCGATGCTTGTCCTATCTCTTCCATATACTCGAGGTTTTCGAGGTCTCCTGTCTCGATGCCACTCCTCAGCCAGGGAAGCGGGGCAATCTGCTCCAGAGAGATTTCCAGATAGCGCCATCCCACCAGGTTGCTGGTGCGGTTGGATTCGTGCATGGGGTCGCTATCATCATCGGTGTCAAAAAACACGAGTCCCCCGGCGGGGCCTATCTTCCCGATTACCTCGTTATCGTTGGTCCATTGGGCGGTGAGGGTGATATCGCCAGTAATCGTCAGGGAATCCCCGGGTTGGTACTCATCATCGCCCTCAAGCCAGCCCAGGAAACGCTGGGTGATTCCCGAACCCTCGTGGCCTGTCAGGCCGGGGCCGCGCAGGGCCTGGGGTTGCAGTATCTCGTGAGGGTCGGCGTCGGCCATCAGATAAACCGGGCCCGGGGGCGCCCCGCTGGAGCCATCGCCCCCCAGATAGGTCACGGTGAAGACCCCGCCAGCCTCGAAGGGCTCCGGGGTCTCTGCTCCCTGGGACTCGCCGTAGGTGTTATAGGCAACCACGCGATAGTGCCAGGATGAGTCGGGAGGGACCCGGTCGGTATAGAGGGAACTGTTGGAGGGTAATGAGCCAGCTCCGGGAAGGGCCGTGGCGAACTCGTCCGCACCGGCCTCCTTGCGGTAGATTCGGTACCCCAGGGCGGTGTTGGCCGTTCTGGTCCAGGAAAGATGAACGGCCCAGCCTTCGTCGGGGTCAAAAGCTCCTTGAGTTGCCTGAAGATCCTCCGGTGCCGAGGGGGGGAGCCCGATGCGCCCGGTGATATCCAGAGTCTTCTCCGAGCGTCGGCCGTCGTAGATGTGGATGATATCGCGGTAGGTCGCCACGGGGATGCCGTTTCTCTGCAGGGGGATCACGATGCGGTAGAAGCCGCTCTCCAGGAGGCTGTCGGGGCCGGTCTGGTGGTAGCGCAGGGTTCCTGCCCCGGAGTCAAAATCAATGTTTGCTGTGGGAATATGGATCGGTTCGTCAGGGGTCTGGCCCGGTCTGAGCCGCTGTAGAGAAGGCGTGGGGACTCCTGCATCGTTGTGGTATCCGGTGATCAGCCCGGGAGGGTCCCAGGAGAGTTCTATCTCCACGGAGCCTTCTCCGTCTTCGGTCCTGGCAGCCTGGAGATCGGCGGTCCAGGTGACGATCTGGCCTGCAATGATATTGACCTCCCCGGAGGCCCCAAAGGTTTCCACCTCGGTGTCATCGGGAAAATAGCCCCGGAGCGAGATGTTCCAGGTTCCTGGGGGGATGCCCGGCAGGGAGATCTCCGAGACAGAGAGATCTAGCGCTTCAAGCTCTTCCTGATCCGGGTCATCTGGGGTAAGGGTAAGATCAAAGCGCAGGTCTTCAGGAGATGCCTCCGGGGGAAGCACCGTGGCAGCGCCCACGGGAAAGGTGATGATCAGGGTGCCTGTGGCACCGGTCCCGCCCCGCAGTGCCGGTGAGCGATCGTTGTCTGACTTTTCAAAAGGTGAGAGTACGGCGCTACAGGCAGCTACACAGACCAGGGAACACAGGACATATACTTTAACGTTTTTGTACCAAGAGACCATAAGGTTCCTCCTGGGCCTCGATATACTTTTTAAAAGGCCTTACTCGATAGTATAGCGCATGAGGGGAGAATATACTGTATTTTTGTATTCATAATTTGGTTATGGCAGAGATTTCCGGCTTGGTGCCGGCCTCGGGGTCGTCCCCGAAGGGAAAAAAAGCGGGAGGGTGCTCGAACACAAAAGGCAGGGGTTTTGAGCTACCCTCCCCGGGGCAGGCCGGGGGCCCGCCCTGACCCGGTGTTAGCTGTCCCAGTCCCAGGCCACAAAGTCATTGTCATCAAGAGTGATGGTGCCTCCCTCGGAGAGCGTGAAGGGCTGCGAGAGGTTTGCTCTTCTGAATGCTGATGCAGGGCCTCTGTCGGGCCAGTTGGTCAGAAGTATGCGCCATTCCTTGCCGGGAGCAAGGCCCGTCAGGGCTTCCGGCTCAAACTGGGGTCGGGTACCCGTCGTCTTCACCACGTTCGTCACACCGTCTTTCTCGAGGAGCTGGACGTTTTCATCTTCGTACCAGGTATCGAAATTCCAGGGTGATGTTCCTGAGCCCCACCCAGACCCCTCATGGTCATAGGATTCGGCATCAATGAGATCGTAGTAAAAGGTGGTGCCTGTAGGAAATATTGTATCAAGCGTCCCGGAGGATATCACCAGTTCCGTGGTTTTTTCTTCGATGATGTCAGAATACTGGTTCCACCCGTCGGCTTCCTTGTAGGCGGTCTCGGAACCTGCGGGCACCAGGATGCTCCCGGTTCCGCCTGCGATGGGGGAACCCTGGAACAGGTCAACCCCAGCGGTGGTTATCCCGTCGGGAGCCTCCCAGCGGTTTACTATGACGGTTTCGAGGTTGGCCATGAGGGTGAAAGCCTCTGCTCCGACAGACTCAACACTGGCGGGTATAAGGAGTTCCGTGTTCTCGAAGGTGTTTTCTGCAAAGGCACCGACCCCGATAGTTGTAACCGACTCGGGAATTGTGAGCTGACCCGAGAAGCCGCTACCACTTGGGCTAAAGGCAGTACTGCCAATTGTTACAAGATTTTCTCCCAGGGTAAGAGTTCCGTCAAAAGCTCCCCTCAGGGCCTGATTGCCCACAGAGATAACCGAATCTGGTACGACCAGATCGCCTGTGAATCCGGTTCCAACAAAGGCGAATGCTCCAATTGACTGAATTCCTTCATTCAGGGTGAGGGCCCCGGTGAATCCGGCGTTCGAAAAAGCGCTGATCGCTACAGAGGTTAAGGTGCCGGGAATCTCCAGATTTCCTGTGAAGTTGTTAGTCCTGAAAGCACCATTGGCAAGTCCGGTGAGCCCCGAAGGTAGCGTGAGAGTACCGTCGAATTTGGAATCTTCGAAGGCAGAGATCCCAATGGTTGTAACCGAAATGGGGATCTCCAGGCTTCCCGTGAATCCGGTGGCCTGGAAGGCATTGTCCGGGATCGATGTGAGCACGAGGCTTTCCAGATTGAGAGTGCCGGTGAATCCGGAGCTCTGAAAGGCTCTGGGACCCATGGAGGCAATCGAACCGGGGATCGTCAGCCCTCCTGTGAACTGGTTTCCCCTAAAGGAGTCGGATCCAATGGTTTCGAGGTTTTCTCCCAGGGTCAGGGTTCCATCAAATCCAGCGGTCCGGAAGGCGGCATTTCCAACGGTTGTAACTGCATCGGGAATCACCAGGTTGCCCGTGAAGTTGGTGTTCATGAAGGCTTGCCCTCCAATGGTCTGAACCGACTCGGGAATTACCAGAGTGCCCGTGAGTCCGGTATCGGCGAAGGTGGTTATTTCGATCGACGTGAGCGAGAGGTTTTCCAGATTGAGGGGGCCGGTAAATCCGGCGGTACGAAAGGCACTCGCACCAATAAAGGCAACCGAACCGGGGATCGTCAGCCCTCCTGTGAACTGGTTGTTCCTGAAGGCCTCAGGTCCAATGGTTTCGAGGTTTTCCCCCAGGGTCAGGGACCCATCGAACCCGGCGTTCTGGAACGCGGCGTTTCCAACGGTTGTGACCGAATCGGAGATTACCAGGCTACCCGTGAAATTGGCGTTCTGGAAGGCTTGCACACCAATGGTCTGAACCGACTCGGGAATTACCAGAGTTCCTGTGAACCCGGTATCGGTGAAGGTGTTCGCCTCGATCGACGTGAGCGAGAGGTTTTCCAGATTGAGGGGGCCGGTGAATCCGGCCTCCTGAAAAACTCTCGTGCCCATGGAGGTAATCGAACCGGGGATCGTCAGCCCTCCTGTGAACTGGTTGTCCCTGAAGGCTCCCACCTCAATGGTTTCGAGGTTTTCTCCCAGGGTAAGGGAACCACCGAATCCAGCGTTCCGGAAGGCGTTATCCTTGATGGTTGTAACCGAGTCGGGGATCACCAGGTTTCCCGTGAAGTTATTGGTGTTGAACGCAAGACGGCCGATCTCTGTGACCGAATCGGCGATAGTAAGGGTGCCAGTGATCTGTTTGCCTTCAAAGGCCGAAGCAGCAATCGTCCTGACCGTTCTCGTAACCCCACCCACCTCTGCAGCGGGGGGTATAATCACGTCATCCTCAGCTGCACCGGTGTAGCCCGTCAGGATCAGGTAGTCCGAGTGAACAGTAAAAAGGAAATCACCCTCATTTCCTTCGGGATTTGCCGAAAGAACAGGGGATGCCAGTGGAGAAGAGGTTCCGTAGCTGTTTGCAGCGATCACTCGGTATTGATAGGTGTCGTCCAGATCAGCGGGTTCGAAGGTGTCGCTGAAGAAGGATGTATCTCGCGGAAGGTCGGTGGCCCCGTCAAGAACTTCGAAGGCCCCATCGTTTACCCGGCGGTAGATTCGGTAGCTCAGGGCAGTGTTGGCTGTTCTGGTCCAGGAGAGCCCCACCGTCCATTCTTCTTCGGTCTCGTCAAAACTCACCGGTGAGAGTTGAAGATTCTCCGGGGCCGAGGGCGGGGTCCCGATCAGCGGAGTGATCTCCAGATCCTTTTCCGAGCGTCGTCCGTCGTAGATATGGATCACGTCGCGATAGGTTCCCACGGCATAGGTCTGGCCGGTCTCGCTGTCGTGCCGTTCCAGGGGAATCGCGATGCGGTAGAAGCCGCTTGGCAGGTTATCCTGTTCGTAGGTAAGGGTGCCCTGGTCTGCGTCGAAGGTGATGGTGATCCCTTCATCGGCGGGATCGATATAAAAGGGGGGCTCCCGGTCTTCCGGGGCTTGCCCTGGCACGAGCAACTGCAGCGAGGGTGTCAGTGCGTCTGCGTCGTCTTCGTAGTTCGTAACGCGTGAAGTCCCGGGATTTCCGGGAAATAACTCCGGGTTCCAGGAGAGTTCGATCCTCACCGAACCCTCTCCTTCATCGGACTGGATGGCCAGCAGCTGGGCCACCCACGTGGTGGGGAGACCTGCGGTGATTTCGATCGGGTCCTGGGAGGACGCGCCGAAAGCGTAGACATTAGGGATGACCCCCTCCAGGGGTGTTCCCTCGGGGAAGTAGCCCCGAAGCGAAATATTCCAGGTCCCCTCGGGGATGCCCGGCAACGAGAGTTCTCCGGCGGGCAGCTCCTGTACCTCGATAGGTTCCTGAGCGGGGTCAGCGGGGGTGAGGGTGAGATTGAACTCCAGGTCATCCGGGGCTACCTCGGGGGGAAGGACCGTGGAAATTCCGGTCTGATTAAAGATGATCTCCAGGGTGCCTGTTCTGTCTGCTCCCGGGCGAGATGGCATGGCGCTGTCTTGTTCAGATTTCTCGAAAGGGGACAGAATCGCGCTGCAGGCAGCGATACAGACAAGGGAAAAGAGCGAATAGACTCTCGGATTCTTGTGCCAGGTGGTCATGAGATTCCTCCCGGGCCTTGGTGTGCTTTTTTACAGGCCTCACCTGAAAGTATAGCCCGAAGAGAGAATATATACTGTATTTTGGTATATATTATTTGGTTTTGGCAGAGATTTCCGTCTTGGTGTTGGCCCCGGAATCGATCTTCCCGGTGATGGGCTTGTCGGGGTAGCGGAACCACCTGCCGTCCAGGCTCTGTAGATGGTGCCAGCCGGGTTCTTTTTTGCTCAGGCTTTCGGGGTAGAGGGGGGATCTTTTCACCGCCCCGGGCAAATCCACGGCAAAGGCGGGCCGGCCGATCCCCGAGAGACGCCGCCGCAGGAGCCGTGAAGTATCGCCGAAAGCAATGAGGGCAGTGCATCGCGCAGGTATCGGTGATAAGGAAGAGGGCCCGGTCGCGGTATCGGGGCTTCCCGGCTTCTCAACACCTGCGGCCGAGAGTGGTTCCCAACGATGGCCGGGTTGCTTCGTCCTGTATCATGCAGGCTCGAAGCCCTCCCGGCCGTGGTGGTTAGCTGCCCCAGCCCCAGGTCTCAAAGTCATTGTCATCAAGAGTGATGGTGCCTCCTTCGGAGAGCGTGAAAGGCTGCGAGAGGGCTGCTTTTTTGAATGCTGATGTAGCGCCTCTGTCGGGCCAGTTGGTCAGAAGTATCCGCCATTGCTTGTCCGGGGCAAGGCCCGTCAGGGCTCCCGGCTCAAACTGGGGGCGATTTCCTTCTTTGGCTTGCACGGTTTCGCTGTCTTTCTGGAGGAGCTGGACGTTCCCATCTCCGTACCAGGTATTGAAATTCCCGGGTGATGTTCCTGAGCCCCACCCAGACCCCTGATGCGCATAGACATCGGCATCAATGAGATCGTAGTAAACGGTGGTGTCTGTGCCGAAGATTGTATCCAGGGTCTCGGAGGATATCACCAGGTAACTCCACTGGCCAGCCTCGACAAGCTCCGGGGTCTCTGCTCCCTGGGACTCGCCGTAGGTGTTATAGGCAACCACGCGGTAGTGCCAGGAGGAGTCGGGATCGATCCAGTCGGTATAGAGGGAACTGTTGGTGGGCAATGAGTCAGCTCCGGGAAGGGCGGTGCCAAACTGGTCGTCACCTTCGGCTTTGCGGTAGATCCGGTAGCCCAGGGCAGTGTTAGCCGTTCTGGTCCAGGAAAGGTTGGCAGCCCAGGCGCCTTCTGAACCCTCATCCGGATTAAACTCCCCCAGTTCGACCAGAAGGTTCTCCGGTGCCGAGGGAGGGAGCCCGATGCGCTCGGTGATATCCAGAGTCTTCTCCGAGTGTCGGCCGTCGTAGATGTGGATGATATCGCGGTAGGTCGCCACGGGGATGCCCTGCCTCCGCAGGGGGATCACGATGCGGTAGAAGCCGCTCTCCAGGAGGCTGTCGGGGCCGGTCTGGTGGTAGCGCAGGGTTCCTGCCCCGGGGTTAAAATCAATGTTTGCTGTGGGGATATGAATCGCCGCGTGAGTCTCGCCCGATATGATCCGCTGTAGCGAGGGAGCGGGGATTCCCGCATCGTTGTGGTATCCGGTGATCAGCTCGGGAGGGTTCCAGAAGAGTTCTATCTCTACGGAGCCTTCTCCGTCTTCGGTCCTGGCAGCCTGGAGATCGGCGGTCCAGGTGACGATCTGGCCTGCAATGATATTGACCTCCCCGGAGGCCCCAAAGGTTTCCACCTCGGTATTATCAGGAAAATAGCCCCGGAGCGAAATATTCCAGGTCCCCTCGGGGATGCCCGGCAGGGAGATATCCGAGGCGGAGAGATCTAGCGCTTCAAGCTCTTCCTGATCCGGGTCATCTGGGGTAAGGGTAAGATCAAAGCGCAGGTCTTCAGGAGATACCTCCGGGGGGAGCACCGTGGCAGCGCCCACGGGAAAGGTGATGATCAGGGTGCCTGTGGCACCGGTTCCGCCCCGTAGTGTCGGTGAGCGATCGTTGTCTGACTTTTCAAAAGGTGAGAGTACGGCGCTGCAGGCAGCTACACAGACCAGGGAACACAGGAGATATACTTTAACGTTTTTGTACCAGGTGGTCATAAGGTTCCTCCCGCGCCTTGCTATACTTTTTAGAAGGCCTTAACCGACAGTATAGCGTAGGGGAGGCGAAAATACCGTATTCTGCTATAAAGAATCCCAAATATTCTGCGTGGCCGTTGATTTTGCACCGGCGAGGCAGGATTGGTTATACTGAATAATCTGATCATGGAGGGCTCATGGTTTCCTTTGTTATTCCCACGCGTAATCGTCCTGCGACGCTTGCCGGAAGCACCGCAAGCCTCCTGTCGTGGCTTGCCACATGCCCTGATGAGCCTCTCCCCCTGCTCATCCTGGACGACAGTGATCAGGCCCGGAGCCTGGAAGAGAACCGGGCCCTGGCACAGACTCTGGCCGACTCGTCTCCGTCGGGGCAGGGGGTGTTCTATCTCGGCCCAAAGGAACGCCGTCGCCTGGTCTCGGCACTGGCTCAGGGCGACCCGGAGCGGGAAGCGCTTCTCGGCTTTGCCTGCCTCAGGAGGGACGGAGAACTCGCCATCTCGAGCCCCGGCCGAAACCGCAACTGTGCCGTGCTGGCTTGGGCGGGCAGAAAGATCCTCTCTTTGGATGATGACGCACGGTTCTGCTTCTCCCGCCTGTCGGTGAGAGACCTTGAGTCTCCTGCCGAGTATAGCGCCTGTGTAGTACCTGCCATGGATGATCTGGCGGGGTATCTGGAACCCTTTCCCGGAGATCCCCTGAGGGAAATGGTGGAATCGCTCCAGGGCAGACAGGTTCCTCTGGTGATGACCGGTATGGCGGGGAACCGCTGGTTCAGCAGGCCTCAGCATTTTCTGACCCTCCACGAACCCCTGCGGGACCGGGTATACCTGCCAAAAAAGAGTTACACCCGTTCGCGGCCCGCTCCCTTCGCATTCTTCCAGTATCCCCGGGGAAAAGCCAGCGAGAATTCTTTTCTGGTAACCTGTTGCCACGGGGCGGACGCCGGGATTCTGCTCCCTCCCTTTCCCCCTCAGGGGCACGCCGATGACTCGGTCTTTGGTGTGCTGGTGCGGTTTTGTTATCCCGGGAGTGTTACCCGGCACATGCCCTTCTGCGTGCACCACGATCTTGGCGATCCTCAGCCCTTCGCTGACCGGGCCTGGTACGAGACGGGCCTGACAACAGCGCTTCTCACTCGCCTGGTTTTGCAGTACCTGATAAAACGTGTCCCACCAGATCTGATCGGGGCTCCACAGCGGATTGTCTGGTTGGGGGAGCTGATGTGTGCGCTGGCAGAGATGCCGCTTGAGGATTGGCAGGACCTGGTGCACGAACTCTTTCTGCTTTTTGCAATGGCAGAGCGGGAAAAATTTGGCGAACTTCTTGATCGGTACCGGGGAGAACCCTCGTGGTGGGCCCGGGATGTGGAGGACTACACGGAGCGGTTGATCCAGCAGGGGGCTGCTCCCGAAGGCGCCTTGCCCCGGGAGTATCGCGATGCCGGGCTATCTCTGGGGCAGGGTCTGGAGCAGTACCGGGCCTTTTGTCGCTCCTACGGGCAGCTTATGATGATTTGGCCCCGGGTTTGGGAGGATGCCTGCTCCAGGGTGGCAGAGCCCGGGCTTGAGCTTCCGGGGGCCTCCGGGGCGAGGTAAGCCCCCGGGGAAGGCTCCGCACTCCTGGTCTCCCGCAGGAGGCGGGTACTGGTTCCGAATTTGCAGGGGATGAACTAAACCTCAGGAAGGAGCCTCATCGGGGTAGCGAAACCATCTGCCGTCCAGACTTTGCAGGTGATACCAGCCGGGTTCTTTCCTGCTCAGGCTTTCGGGGTAGAGGGGGATTTTCCCTCCCCCCTGGGGCAGATCCACGGCGAAAACGGGGAGGGCGATCCCCGAGAGGCGCATGCGCAGGCACCGGAAGATC encodes:
- a CDS encoding leucine-rich repeat protein — encoded protein: MTTWHKNPRVYSLFSLVCIAACSAILSPFEKSEQDSAMPSRPGADRTGTLEIIFNQTGISTVLPPEVAPDDLEFNLTLTPADPAQEPIEVQELPAGELSLPGIPEGTWNISLRGYFPEGTPLEGVIPNVYAFGASSQDPIEITAGLPTTWVAQLLAIQSDEGEGSVRIELSWNPELFPGNPGTSRVTNYEDDADALTPSLQLLVPGQAPEDREPPFYIDPADEGITITFDADQGTLTYEQDNLPSGFYRIAIPLERHDSETGQTYAVGTYRDVIHIYDGRRSEKDLEITPLIGTPPSAPENLQLSPVSFDETEEEWTVGLSWTRTANTALSYRIYRRVNDGAFEVLDGATDLPRDTSFFSDTFEPADLDDTYQYRVIAANSYGTSSPLASPVLSANPEGNEGDFLFTVHSDYLILTGYTGAAEDDVIIPPAAEVGGVTRTVRTIAASAFEGKQITGTLTIADSVTEIGRLAFNTNNFTGNLVIPDSVTTIKDNAFRNAGFGGSLTLGENLETIEVGAFRDNQFTGGLTIPGSITSMGTRVFQEAGFTGPLNLENLSLTSIEANTFTDTGFTGTLVIPESVQTIGVQAFQNANFTGSLVISDSVTTVGNAAFQNAGFDGSLTLGENLETIGPEAFRNNQFTGGLTIPGSVAFIGASAFRTAGFTGPLNLENLSLTSIEITTFADTGLTGTLVIPESVQTIGGQAFMNTNFTGNLVIPDAVTTVGNAAFRTAGFDGTLTLGENLETIGSDSFRGNQFTGGLTIPGSIASMGPRAFQSSGFTGTLNLESLVLTSIPDNAFQATGFTGSLEIPISVTTIGISAFEDSKFDGTLTLPSGLTGLANGAFRTNNFTGNLEIPGTLTSVAISAFSNAGFTGALTLNEGIQSIGAFAFVGTGFTGDLVVPDSVISVGNQALRGAFDGTLTLGENLVTIGSTAFSPSGSGFSGQLTIPESVTTIGVGAFAENTFENTELLIPASVESVGAEAFTLMANLETVIVNRWEAPDGITTAGVDLFQGSPIAGGTGSILVPAGSETAYKEADGWNQYSDIIEEKTTELVISSGTLDTIFPTGTTFYYDLIDAESYDHEGSGWGSGTSPWNFDTWYEDENVQLLEKDGVTNVVKTTGTRPQFEPEALTGLAPGKEWRILLTNWPDRGPASAFRRANLSQPFTLSEGGTITLDDNDFVAWDWDS